From Psychrobacillus sp. FSL K6-2836, a single genomic window includes:
- a CDS encoding 3-ketoacyl-ACP reductase — MGQSLKGKVAFVTGAGRGIGEAIAIALAKEGVNVGLLARTEEALKDVTKEIDGLGVKVAYAPADVSSIEEVEQAIEKLTNELGTADILINNAGIGGFVKLVDADPLEWKKIIDVNLMGTYYVTRTVLPQLIEKNGGDIINISSTNGLNGAPGSSAYSASKFGVIGLTESLAQEVRRNNIRVTALTPSTVVTELATNSSLVDKDKVEQYMQPEDIAEFIVSQLKLNARIYVKTASLLATNPF, encoded by the coding sequence ATGGGACAATCATTAAAAGGTAAAGTGGCATTTGTTACGGGAGCAGGAAGAGGTATTGGTGAAGCTATAGCAATTGCTTTGGCAAAAGAAGGAGTAAACGTTGGATTACTTGCAAGAACAGAGGAAGCGTTAAAGGATGTAACAAAGGAAATAGATGGCTTAGGTGTTAAAGTGGCTTATGCACCAGCAGATGTTTCGTCAATAGAAGAAGTGGAGCAGGCAATTGAGAAACTAACTAATGAATTAGGAACGGCAGATATACTAATTAACAACGCAGGAATTGGTGGCTTCGTGAAACTAGTAGATGCTGATCCTCTGGAATGGAAGAAAATCATCGATGTTAACTTAATGGGTACCTATTATGTGACACGAACAGTACTTCCACAATTGATCGAAAAAAATGGGGGAGATATTATTAATATTTCTTCTACGAATGGATTAAACGGAGCACCTGGTTCAAGTGCCTATAGTGCATCTAAGTTCGGTGTTATTGGACTAACAGAATCATTGGCTCAGGAAGTTCGCCGAAATAATATACGCGTGACAGCATTGACTCCAAGTACAGTAGTAACAGAGCTTGCTACGAATTCATCTTTAGTGGATAAAGATAAAGTGGAACAATATATGCAACCAGAAGACATTGCAGAGTTCATTGTTTCGCAATTAAAACTGAATGCAAGAATATACGTAAAAACAGCTAGTCTATTAGCGACAAATCCTTTCTAA
- a CDS encoding TetR/AcrR family transcriptional regulator: MNDFTDKRIQRSKEMLKSTFIDLLEHKDFNDISVTEIVKMANYNRGTFYNNFGTKEYLLDEIIQETLDSLKSEIRKPYNRTLEVNLLEMKPEDISVFHYFVMEQRLYSILLSTHIRVDFRHQLAKTIEELFIKEYQFEIPEQLHLDSSWLYVYRAHGVAAVMIRWLENGCVESPMEMSKQILLLMITGTSTFINKNMADK, translated from the coding sequence ATGAACGATTTCACAGATAAGAGAATTCAACGATCCAAAGAAATGTTAAAATCAACATTTATAGATCTGCTAGAACACAAAGATTTCAACGATATCAGTGTCACGGAAATTGTTAAAATGGCAAATTATAATCGTGGTACATTTTACAATAATTTTGGGACAAAAGAATATTTATTAGATGAAATTATACAAGAAACATTAGATTCGTTAAAAAGTGAAATTAGAAAGCCATACAATCGAACATTAGAGGTAAATTTATTGGAGATGAAACCTGAGGATATAAGTGTATTTCACTACTTTGTAATGGAACAACGGTTATATTCGATATTATTGAGTACGCATATTCGTGTAGATTTTCGTCATCAATTAGCAAAAACAATTGAAGAATTATTTATCAAAGAATACCAGTTTGAAATTCCTGAACAGCTTCATCTAGATAGCTCTTGGTTATATGTATACAGGGCGCATGGCGTGGCGGCTGTGATGATAAGATGGCTAGAAAATGGCTGTGTAGAATCACCTATGGAAATGTCTAAGCAAATTCTATTGTTAATGATAACCGGTACTTCGACATTTATAAATAAAAATATGGCAGACAAATAA
- a CDS encoding SDR family NAD(P)-dependent oxidoreductase, with translation MTFPVLEGKVAIVTGAAMGMGKETAILFAEAKAKVVIADFNEEKGKEVVEEIKAAGGEASFVKVDISNSEAVQAMVKFAVDTYGKLDVAVNNAALTPDDKPAHDFDEDYWNRLIGVDLTGTALCLKYELKQMREQGQGGSIINISSVSGFRPQPDNIAYVAAKHGVVGITKVAALENGPLNIRVNSVAPGAIDTPMLRGALEQFGYTEEEYAPQLSLLNRFGQPREIAQASLWLASDASSYVTGTTIHADAGYTSR, from the coding sequence ATGACATTTCCAGTTTTAGAAGGTAAAGTAGCAATCGTTACTGGCGCAGCAATGGGTATGGGGAAAGAAACAGCAATATTATTTGCAGAAGCAAAAGCAAAAGTCGTTATTGCTGATTTCAATGAAGAAAAAGGGAAAGAAGTTGTAGAAGAAATTAAAGCTGCCGGCGGTGAAGCTTCATTCGTTAAAGTGGACATATCTAATTCAGAGGCTGTTCAAGCAATGGTTAAATTTGCTGTCGATACGTACGGTAAGTTAGATGTTGCAGTCAATAACGCTGCACTTACACCAGATGATAAGCCTGCACATGATTTCGATGAAGACTATTGGAATCGTTTAATCGGTGTTGACTTAACAGGAACTGCATTATGCCTAAAGTATGAATTAAAACAAATGCGCGAACAAGGTCAAGGCGGATCTATTATTAATATCTCTTCTGTAAGTGGTTTCCGTCCACAACCAGATAACATTGCCTATGTTGCTGCAAAACACGGTGTAGTAGGAATAACAAAAGTTGCTGCCTTAGAAAATGGCCCATTGAACATTCGTGTAAACTCGGTTGCACCAGGTGCAATTGATACACCGATGCTTCGTGGAGCATTAGAGCAATTCGGATATACAGAAGAGGAATATGCCCCTCAATTAAGCTTGTTGAATCGTTTTGGTCAACCACGTGAAATTGCACAAGCTTCTTTATGGTTAGCATCCGATGCATCATCTTACGTGACGGGTACAACTATTCATGCAGATGCAGGATATACTTCACGTTAA
- a CDS encoding NADH-dependent flavin oxidoreductase, translated as MKQKYEKIFQEFTFPSGVVVKNRIMVAPMTHYSSEESGEVSERELAYYKERSGGVGTFITACAYVSKDGKGFPGQFGIDDDKFLPGLKELAKAIHSNETKAIIQIYHGGRQSPPELLPDQQPVSASAIAAEREGAIVPREMTEEEIHHTIHAFGEATRRAIEAGFDGVEIHGANTYLLQQFFSPHSNRREDLWGGSLENRMKFPLAIVDSVNKAVKEHAKAPFIVGYRISPEEGSNPGIQLEDTLHFVDKLADQHLDYLHVSVNHFWNGSFREKDKTQSRIIKIHEKIGNRTPVVGVGSMHTPDEVVEALETGVPFIALGRELLMEPKWTEKVQAGEEDQIRVTLSKSAQEELVIPDPLWDRLMNVKGWLPVED; from the coding sequence ATGAAGCAAAAATACGAAAAGATTTTTCAAGAATTTACTTTTCCATCAGGGGTAGTAGTAAAAAATCGAATAATGGTCGCTCCGATGACTCACTATTCCTCTGAAGAAAGTGGAGAGGTTTCTGAAAGAGAGCTAGCTTATTATAAAGAGCGTTCTGGTGGAGTCGGAACATTCATTACCGCTTGTGCGTATGTAAGTAAAGATGGTAAAGGATTTCCGGGTCAATTCGGTATAGATGATGACAAATTTCTTCCGGGATTGAAAGAACTAGCAAAAGCTATTCATTCGAATGAGACAAAAGCTATTATCCAAATTTATCATGGGGGCAGACAGTCACCTCCAGAATTACTTCCAGATCAACAACCAGTCTCAGCGAGCGCTATTGCGGCAGAACGTGAAGGTGCAATAGTTCCGCGAGAGATGACAGAGGAAGAAATTCATCATACAATCCACGCTTTTGGTGAAGCTACTAGAAGAGCAATTGAAGCGGGTTTTGATGGAGTAGAAATCCACGGCGCGAACACTTATTTATTACAGCAATTCTTCTCGCCACATTCAAATAGAAGAGAAGACCTATGGGGCGGATCTCTTGAGAATCGGATGAAGTTTCCTTTAGCAATCGTAGATTCTGTTAACAAAGCAGTGAAGGAACATGCAAAAGCTCCATTTATCGTTGGTTACCGAATATCACCTGAAGAAGGAAGTAACCCAGGGATTCAATTGGAAGATACACTTCACTTCGTAGATAAACTAGCAGATCAACACTTGGACTATTTACACGTATCGGTAAATCATTTCTGGAATGGTTCCTTCCGTGAAAAAGATAAAACGCAGTCGAGAATTATTAAAATACATGAAAAAATAGGGAATCGTACTCCAGTAGTTGGGGTAGGTTCAATGCATACACCTGATGAAGTGGTAGAAGCACTCGAAACAGGTGTCCCATTCATTGCGCTAGGTCGTGAATTATTAATGGAACCGAAGTGGACCGAGAAAGTCCAAGCAGGCGAGGAAGATCAAATACGTGTAACTCTTTCTAAATCTGCTCAGGAAGAATTAGTTATCCCTGATCCATTATGGGACAGATTGATGAATGTAAAAGGCTGGTTGCCTGTAGAAGATTAA
- a CDS encoding YeiH family protein: MGKIKTYMDKLAVAPNRNFFSVNFPGIVLCFIVMVAGVYLANLIGVVVVNLKVLPEGSSSPVSGIFVAIILGIIIRNLINIHPIFISGIAFAVKYALRLGIILLGLRLSLIEALRLGAWGIPLIIACISSGIIVTLYFTNKMKQSKRLGTLIAGGTGICGVTAIMAISPVIKAKDNEISYAIANITIFGLVSMLFYPFLANTFFGDDPVKAGLFLGTAIHDTAQVTGAALIYNQMYDIEEAVNVAMVTKLTRNLFIIAVIPLISSLFFRNGDSKDAVNGSERRIPKWYKLVPMFVIGFLLLAFLRTVGDMNLENNRLALGFLDSASWEAFYSYGSSFGTTYMLGLAMAGVGLSTSFKSFKGMGLKPFYIGFIAAISVGIVSLTLISLFGHLVII; this comes from the coding sequence ATGGGGAAAATAAAAACCTATATGGATAAACTTGCAGTAGCCCCTAACCGTAATTTCTTTAGTGTTAATTTTCCTGGAATTGTTCTTTGTTTTATTGTGATGGTTGCAGGAGTTTATTTAGCTAATCTTATTGGGGTTGTAGTGGTAAATCTGAAAGTTTTACCAGAGGGCAGTTCGAGTCCTGTATCTGGAATATTTGTAGCTATTATTCTTGGTATTATCATTCGGAATCTAATTAATATACATCCTATTTTCATTTCTGGAATCGCTTTTGCCGTAAAATATGCTTTGCGGTTAGGAATTATCTTGCTAGGACTGAGGTTAAGTCTAATAGAAGCACTTAGACTAGGGGCATGGGGTATCCCGTTAATTATCGCCTGCATATCCTCAGGTATCATAGTGACTTTATATTTTACTAATAAAATGAAACAGTCCAAACGACTTGGGACGTTAATTGCAGGTGGTACTGGTATTTGTGGTGTAACTGCTATCATGGCAATTTCTCCTGTAATAAAGGCTAAAGACAATGAAATTTCATATGCTATTGCTAATATTACCATCTTCGGTCTTGTTAGCATGTTATTCTATCCTTTTCTTGCCAATACTTTTTTTGGAGATGATCCAGTCAAAGCAGGTCTTTTTTTAGGAACGGCAATTCATGATACAGCGCAAGTAACAGGGGCGGCACTTATATACAATCAGATGTATGACATTGAAGAAGCGGTTAATGTTGCAATGGTGACAAAATTGACTAGAAATTTGTTTATAATAGCAGTAATCCCACTTATTTCCTCTTTATTCTTTAGAAATGGGGATAGTAAAGACGCAGTAAATGGAAGTGAGAGGAGAATTCCAAAATGGTATAAACTTGTACCAATGTTTGTTATTGGATTTTTGCTACTTGCATTTCTAAGAACGGTTGGTGACATGAATTTAGAAAATAATAGATTAGCTCTAGGTTTCTTAGATTCGGCATCATGGGAAGCTTTTTATAGTTATGGAAGCTCATTTGGTACTACTTATATGCTTGGGTTAGCGATGGCGGGTGTAGGGTTATCGACTAGTTTTAAATCATTCAAAGGTATGGGATTGAAACCATTCTATATAGGGTTTATTGCAGCAATATCTGTTGGAATTGTTAGTTTGACATTAATTAGTCTGTTTGGTCACTTAGTTATTATTTAA
- the xsc gene encoding sulfoacetaldehyde acetyltransferase, with the protein MTNTKEVMKEKVNKKVKMTPSEAIVETLVAEGVKDIYGILGSAFMDMLDLLPTAGINFVPVRHEQSSAHMADAYTRVTGVAGVVIGQNGPGITNMVTSVAAANQAHTPMVIISPSAGTPTIGWDGFQECDQVSVFKSITKETVRVTHRNRVAETLRTAFRIAYAERGPVLYDIPRDYFYGELEEQILSPHQYRVDARGSGDPASIEKAVELLKNAENPVILSGRGVVDANGIDVVGKIAEYLTAPVAVSYMHNDAFPADHPLAVGPIGYMGSKAAMNSLKNADVLLAIGTRLSVFGTLPAYDIEYFPKDAAIIQIDINPRNIARTHPVEVGIIGDAKSASEEILKQLVSDEREVVSSRLVEINNLKEEWEKELVELAMVEGNRINPRRALLEVRKALPDNTIISTDIGNVSSTANAYLHFNQSRRHIAALTFGNCGFAYPAAMGAQIAEPDSPTCAIVGDGAWGMSLHEISTAVEQNLPVIACVFNNESWAAEKKNQVDYYNNRFVGSNIEAPDFAEVARSMGALGFTVEKAEDIGPAIEKALKAKKPAIIDIHVDGTMLAPPFRKDALEMPTRYLEKYKHLDYHTWKDQ; encoded by the coding sequence ATGACAAACACAAAAGAAGTAATGAAGGAAAAGGTAAATAAAAAAGTGAAGATGACGCCAAGTGAGGCAATTGTAGAAACATTGGTTGCGGAAGGTGTAAAAGATATTTACGGAATACTTGGATCAGCATTCATGGATATGCTCGATTTACTCCCAACGGCCGGTATTAACTTTGTTCCGGTTCGACATGAACAAAGTTCTGCGCATATGGCGGATGCGTATACTCGTGTTACTGGTGTAGCTGGGGTTGTAATCGGTCAAAATGGTCCCGGCATTACTAATATGGTAACTTCGGTTGCTGCTGCAAATCAAGCACATACTCCAATGGTTATCATTTCACCATCTGCAGGTACCCCTACGATCGGTTGGGATGGTTTCCAAGAGTGTGATCAAGTTTCAGTCTTTAAATCCATTACAAAAGAAACTGTTCGTGTTACACATAGAAACCGAGTAGCAGAAACGTTAAGAACTGCTTTCCGTATTGCGTATGCAGAAAGAGGACCTGTTTTGTATGATATCCCGCGAGATTACTTTTACGGTGAACTTGAGGAGCAAATCTTATCTCCGCATCAATATCGTGTAGATGCTCGAGGTAGCGGTGATCCTGCTTCTATTGAAAAAGCTGTAGAGCTTTTAAAAAATGCTGAAAATCCTGTAATTCTCTCAGGGCGTGGAGTGGTTGATGCGAATGGAATAGATGTTGTAGGTAAGATAGCAGAATATTTAACTGCACCGGTAGCTGTTTCATATATGCATAATGATGCTTTTCCAGCTGACCATCCATTGGCGGTTGGACCAATTGGATATATGGGGTCAAAAGCTGCTATGAATTCTTTAAAGAACGCAGACGTATTGCTTGCAATTGGTACTCGATTATCCGTATTCGGGACATTGCCAGCTTATGATATTGAATACTTTCCGAAAGATGCAGCAATAATTCAAATCGACATTAACCCAAGGAATATTGCCCGAACACATCCGGTTGAGGTAGGTATCATCGGGGACGCAAAAAGCGCAAGTGAAGAAATCCTTAAACAATTAGTTAGTGATGAAAGGGAAGTAGTATCTTCTCGTTTAGTAGAAATAAACAACCTTAAAGAGGAATGGGAAAAAGAGCTTGTTGAATTAGCGATGGTTGAAGGAAATCGAATTAATCCAAGACGGGCACTGTTGGAGGTAAGAAAAGCACTACCGGATAATACTATAATTTCGACTGATATTGGAAACGTATCTTCCACAGCAAATGCTTATTTGCACTTTAACCAAAGTAGACGACATATTGCAGCATTAACTTTTGGAAATTGTGGATTTGCTTATCCTGCAGCAATGGGTGCGCAAATTGCAGAACCAGATTCACCAACATGTGCAATTGTAGGTGATGGAGCTTGGGGAATGAGTTTACATGAGATTAGTACTGCAGTTGAACAAAATCTACCTGTTATTGCTTGTGTATTTAATAATGAATCATGGGCGGCAGAGAAAAAAAACCAAGTAGATTACTATAATAATCGTTTTGTAGGATCAAATATCGAAGCACCTGATTTTGCGGAAGTAGCTCGCTCGATGGGGGCATTAGGCTTTACAGTGGAAAAGGCAGAAGACATTGGACCAGCGATTGAGAAAGCATTGAAGGCGAAAAAACCAGCAATCATTGATATTCATGTTGATGGAACTATGCTTGCGCCACCATTTAGAAAAGATGCATTAGAAATGCCGACCCGTTACTTGGAAAAATACAAGCATTTGGATTACCATACTTGGAAAGATCAATAA
- a CDS encoding iron-containing alcohol dehydrogenase yields the protein MTSTYFPRQIEIGRDSLSELGRIALEMGVKNLFVIIDAFLIPELGYDKKVKDIVESKNIKVTFFSDYQGEPTTNHVKDALLKLNNEQSDCVVAIGGGSAIDIAKAVSLFGSNPTIKWEEIAETLKLNRLPLIAIPTTAGTGSEATKVMVVTNVETHQKMNPGHKDLVPDIAILDPVLTESLPPHFTAYTGMDALTHAIEAYISTKANPITDNFALTAIKMIRKSLPRAYKNGQDLDAREEMLLASSYAGIAFSNASTNLAHAIGRALGARFNIPHGLSVSLMLPFVLRYGLEATTEKYVEIGHALGVVNDGDDKKMAKSTIQYIDKMNDHYGIWQAGVKYINVEDLKENINILVEDALSGNGILTNRIVPTQKDVQDILLMLIEKLKKAGNNELITS from the coding sequence ATGACATCAACATATTTCCCAAGACAAATAGAGATAGGCAGGGATAGTTTAAGTGAATTAGGTAGAATTGCACTGGAAATGGGGGTGAAGAACTTATTCGTAATTATCGACGCATTCCTAATACCGGAACTTGGTTATGATAAAAAAGTTAAAGATATTGTCGAATCTAAAAATATAAAGGTTACTTTTTTCTCAGATTATCAAGGAGAACCTACAACTAATCATGTCAAAGATGCCCTATTGAAACTTAATAATGAACAGTCTGATTGCGTCGTGGCAATCGGTGGTGGGAGTGCAATCGACATCGCAAAAGCCGTTTCCTTATTTGGGTCTAATCCAACGATAAAGTGGGAAGAGATTGCAGAAACATTAAAACTAAATCGGCTTCCACTAATAGCAATACCGACCACAGCAGGCACGGGCTCGGAAGCTACTAAAGTTATGGTTGTAACAAATGTAGAGACACATCAAAAAATGAATCCTGGGCACAAGGATCTTGTTCCGGACATTGCAATTTTGGACCCAGTATTAACAGAGAGTCTACCGCCACACTTTACTGCGTACACAGGTATGGATGCATTAACGCATGCTATTGAAGCGTATATATCTACAAAAGCTAATCCAATAACCGATAATTTTGCCCTAACAGCTATAAAAATGATTCGCAAATCGTTACCGCGTGCATACAAGAATGGGCAGGATCTTGATGCGAGAGAAGAAATGTTGTTAGCAAGTTCATATGCAGGTATAGCCTTCTCAAATGCTTCAACGAATCTTGCTCATGCTATTGGTAGGGCATTAGGGGCAAGGTTTAATATTCCTCATGGTTTAAGTGTTTCATTGATGCTTCCTTTCGTCCTACGTTATGGACTGGAGGCAACTACTGAAAAATATGTCGAAATTGGGCATGCTTTAGGCGTGGTAAATGATGGGGACGATAAAAAAATGGCGAAATCTACAATCCAATATATCGATAAAATGAATGATCATTATGGAATTTGGCAAGCTGGAGTGAAATACATTAATGTGGAAGACCTGAAAGAAAATATAAATATTTTAGTTGAAGATGCACTTAGTGGCAATGGTATTTTGACAAATAGGATTGTTCCAACTCAGAAAGATGTTCAAGATATACTTCTTATGTTAATAGAGAAGTTAAAAAAAGCAGGAAATAATGAGTTGATAACCTCATGA
- a CDS encoding TRAP transporter large permease: MKQESISEMHGNIPTPLSNTNGIKKVIKFLDQRFEEMLIVSGFIIFIVLINFQVINRYLLPFMEIANVTTWTEEISRYIFIAVSFLGASLAIKKRESIQVNALVKRFPVSIQKSINLANTIFMLYFSYIMIRYGFELISFQVSTGQTSPALGMQMAIPYSVVPIGFSLVIIRLIQNFNMDLKLLEIKDGVLGILLAVIIILPMALSAKTAIAVVLFGYFILFIMIGMPIAFTLGISTLATVLATDAIPIDFLPQTAFTSIDNFPIMAVPFFIAAGIIMGGGNIIKRLLRLSDELLGFLPGGLALVAIVTCMFFAAISGSGPATVAAIGTLLIPAMIKQGYNAGFATAVVATAGSLGVIIPPSNPLVIYGIVGQQSISKLFMSGILPGILTGLALMLVTYIISKKNGWRGDKTSFNLNSTWKAAWDAKLALLVPVIILGGIYGGFMTPTEAAAVSAAYGLIIGFFVYKDLTFKKMYDNLANAGVTSSIIILLIVMASIFGRLITLEGVAETVAHFVLTISDNKIIILLLLNILLLLVGLVMEALAAIVILTPILLPIAVELGVDPVHFGLIMVFNLAIGFITPPVGVNLFVAAGIAKLEIEQVIKGVVPLLITMLVLLGLITYIPMISLWLVGFLE, translated from the coding sequence TTGAAACAAGAATCTATATCGGAAATGCATGGTAATATCCCTACTCCTCTAAGTAATACTAACGGGATAAAAAAAGTTATTAAATTTCTTGATCAAAGATTTGAAGAGATGTTGATTGTTTCAGGTTTTATAATCTTTATCGTACTAATAAATTTTCAGGTGATTAACAGGTACTTGTTACCGTTTATGGAAATAGCAAATGTTACTACTTGGACTGAAGAAATTTCCCGATATATTTTTATTGCTGTTTCCTTTCTTGGAGCAAGTTTAGCGATAAAGAAAAGAGAATCCATCCAAGTCAATGCACTTGTGAAAAGATTTCCAGTGAGTATCCAAAAGTCAATTAATTTGGCAAATACAATTTTTATGCTTTATTTCAGTTACATTATGATCCGCTATGGTTTCGAATTAATTTCATTTCAAGTGTCGACTGGACAAACATCTCCGGCTCTTGGAATGCAAATGGCGATTCCATATAGTGTCGTGCCAATAGGATTTTCATTAGTAATTATAAGGCTTATTCAGAATTTTAATATGGATTTAAAACTGCTAGAAATAAAAGATGGAGTTTTGGGTATCTTGTTGGCCGTCATAATTATCTTACCTATGGCATTATCGGCGAAGACAGCAATTGCTGTAGTTCTTTTTGGATACTTCATATTGTTCATCATGATAGGGATGCCAATTGCTTTTACGCTTGGAATTAGTACGCTGGCAACTGTTCTTGCTACAGATGCCATTCCTATTGATTTCCTGCCACAAACAGCTTTTACAAGTATTGATAACTTTCCAATTATGGCTGTTCCGTTTTTCATAGCAGCGGGCATAATTATGGGTGGCGGAAACATTATCAAACGACTCTTACGACTATCTGATGAATTATTAGGATTTCTGCCTGGCGGTTTAGCGTTAGTTGCCATAGTGACTTGTATGTTTTTTGCGGCGATCAGTGGATCAGGACCTGCAACTGTTGCGGCAATCGGAACTTTGCTAATACCCGCTATGATCAAACAAGGATACAATGCTGGATTTGCAACAGCGGTAGTTGCGACTGCAGGGTCACTTGGGGTAATTATACCGCCAAGTAATCCTCTAGTAATTTACGGTATAGTTGGGCAACAATCGATTTCAAAGCTATTTATGTCGGGTATTCTACCTGGGATACTGACAGGTCTGGCACTGATGCTTGTGACTTATATCATCTCTAAAAAAAATGGATGGCGAGGAGATAAAACAAGTTTTAATCTGAATTCAACCTGGAAGGCTGCTTGGGATGCAAAACTTGCTCTTTTAGTACCAGTCATTATTTTAGGCGGTATATATGGAGGATTTATGACTCCGACAGAAGCCGCTGCGGTTTCTGCAGCATATGGTTTGATAATAGGATTCTTTGTTTATAAGGACCTAACTTTTAAGAAAATGTATGATAACTTAGCGAATGCAGGTGTTACTTCTTCTATTATTATCTTATTAATAGTAATGGCTAGTATTTTTGGTAGATTGATTACATTGGAAGGTGTCGCTGAAACTGTCGCACACTTTGTCTTGACGATCAGTGACAATAAAATCATCATACTTTTGTTACTAAATATACTCTTACTTCTTGTCGGACTTGTAATGGAAGCGCTAGCGGCTATTGTTATATTAACACCAATACTTTTACCGATAGCTGTTGAATTAGGTGTAGATCCAGTACATTTCGGCTTGATTATGGTATTCAATCTTGCCATTGGATTTATTACTCCACCAGTAGGGGTAAATTTGTTCGTAGCAGCTGGGATTGCCAAGCTGGAAATTGAGCAAGTGATTAAAGGGGTAGTTCCATTGCTTATAACGATGCTGGTTTTACTAGGATTGATTACTTATATTCCGATGATCAGCTTATGGCTAGTTGGCTTCCTAGAATAG
- a CDS encoding TRAP transporter substrate-binding protein has translation MKNSKSLIIASLVVLTFFCMIVGGNYAMGKSSGSLDNDVITFRAAQSKAGNHPVSQGIDKFAELVEEKSEGKMVIETYHDGLIGDDREVIESAQRGSIDFASSSTPNMTSFTNYFTAWDLPYIFENKDEVYKALDGEPGDIIRKEMLDSGFVIIFFPDYGFRQIVNNIKPIEKPSDLMGMKIRTTNSKIEQADFNAYGANPTPMAWSEVFTGLQQGTVDGEGNSYSLLWDTKHQEVLKYATEVNYNYSSDVLVMNKETFEALSEENRKIIMDAGVEAMQWQRARANEREEEAKQQFIDYGIEVFEPTPEEMKEWKKSTVVVWDKFVKEGLAEPEYVDVILETLGKTKEDIFK, from the coding sequence ATGAAGAATTCTAAGTCATTGATTATTGCAAGTTTAGTTGTCTTGACTTTTTTCTGTATGATTGTTGGAGGTAATTATGCAATGGGAAAAAGTTCAGGATCTCTTGATAATGATGTTATTACTTTTCGTGCCGCACAGTCCAAAGCAGGGAATCACCCAGTATCACAAGGAATTGATAAATTTGCAGAACTTGTTGAAGAAAAATCGGAAGGAAAAATGGTAATCGAAACATATCATGATGGATTAATAGGGGATGACAGGGAAGTAATCGAAAGTGCTCAGAGAGGAAGTATCGATTTTGCAAGTTCATCTACACCAAATATGACTAGTTTCACTAACTATTTTACTGCTTGGGATCTTCCATATATATTCGAAAACAAAGATGAAGTTTATAAAGCACTTGATGGAGAACCAGGAGATATTATTCGAAAAGAAATGTTAGATTCGGGTTTTGTCATTATATTCTTTCCGGATTATGGATTTCGTCAAATAGTAAATAATATTAAGCCTATAGAAAAACCTTCAGACCTAATGGGAATGAAAATAAGAACAACAAACTCAAAGATTGAACAGGCAGATTTTAATGCATATGGTGCAAATCCAACGCCAATGGCCTGGTCAGAAGTTTTCACGGGTTTACAACAAGGAACGGTTGATGGGGAAGGGAACAGCTACTCACTTTTATGGGATACAAAACATCAAGAAGTTTTAAAGTATGCAACGGAGGTCAATTACAATTATAGCTCGGATGTACTAGTTATGAACAAAGAAACATTTGAAGCTCTTTCAGAAGAAAATAGAAAAATAATTATGGACGCTGGAGTAGAAGCAATGCAATGGCAAAGAGCTCGTGCAAATGAAAGAGAGGAGGAGGCGAAACAACAATTTATAGATTATGGAATAGAAGTTTTTGAACCAACTCCAGAAGAAATGAAAGAATGGAAAAAGTCGACAGTGGTTGTATGGGATAAATTTGTGAAAGAAGGACTAGCTGAACCGGAATATGTTGATGTTATTCTTGAAACACTTGGTAAAACGAAAGAAGACATTTTCAAGTGA